GATGGGACCTTCGCTGTACAGAAGCACTATCGTCAGGTAGTTGAGCAGTGAGAGCACTAATATCATGACTAGGATGAGCTTCCAAGTCGCCTTAGTCTTACTCCAGGGCAGCTTAGCCAGGTGGTAGAAGATGAGGGAGATCAGGAGCAGAGGTAAAACTGAAATTATGTGAAAAGATAGAGAAAGACTCAGAATCATAAAAAAGATGAAAGTGAGCTTCGCTCTAGGATCGAACTTGTGAACCAAGCTATCGCCTTCTATGTACCTGATGAACCTGATGGGCATATCAGACTCTCCTCGCCCTCCCTCTGGCTGCTGAGGCGTAGGCAGCTACGAGTATAGGTGTTATTATGGCCCCGTTCACAGCATCGGTGACTGCCGCTGGGATGAAGAGCGCGTAAGTGGCTTCCTCTATGGTCGATATACCGTAACCGAACAGGTAGTCCGTGTAGGCGGCGAACCCCATCCCGATTACGGAGGCCAGTACGGCCAGCACTACGCAGGCAAAGTAACCTCTTCTCCTGAAGATGTCCTCCTTAGAGATGAAGTAAGATGCTAAGCCCGGGATAAGCCCTAGTAATCCGTTTCCAACGTCCCAGTTCCACCAGAAACCTCCCCAGCTTATGGCATCGCTTATCACGTTCCCCAGGAAGCCGGATACGAAGCCCACCACTGGGCCGAACGCGTAACCGAAGAACATGGGTATGGCTACGCTGGGCCTCAGAGTGACTAGCTGCGTCCCAGGGAGCTGAAGCACGTTGAAGAAAACATTAAACGCTGCGTAAAGAGCGGTCCCTATGGCCATGGCAACTACGCTAGTGGTCGAGAGGACTCTCCTCTCGCTCATGGGTTCACCGTTCCGCTGGGCGGCCATTCATTATATAGCTTTCGTGGGTTCATGAGCAGAGCTTCAAGACCTCCTTCAGACTGAGGACAGCCCTACCACCAGTCAGCTCCCTACCGATCCTGAGCAGGTCAGTCTCCCTTATCCTCCCAGCCCTCAGGTACTCCTCCCTAGCTAACACCTCCCTGGTGGGACCGTCGGCTACGATTCGACCGTCCGATAGTATCACCGTCCTATCCGTGTACTCCACGGCCAGGTCAGTGTCGTGCGTTATCAGTATTATCGTCTTAACGGTTCCCATGAGTCCCCTTATGAACTCCATGAACGCTGTGTAGCTCGCGTAATCCTGCCCAGCAGTCGGCTCATCCAGTATGAGCACCCTGGGCCTCATCGTCAGGATGGAGGCCACTGAGATCCTCTTCTTCTCACCGTAGCTCGAAGCGAATGGGGAGTAGGGGAGGAGATGGTCGATCCCGCAGTTAAGAGCGGCTTCAAGGACGCGTTCTCTCAAATCTTTGAGACTTACGCCCAGATTCCTAGGACCGTAGGAGAGCTCCTCCTCAACCGTCCTGGCGAAGAGCATGCTGAGTGGATCTTGGAAGACCAACCCAACGTAATTAGCTAGTTCGTAAACCTCCTTCTCACGCGTGTCCATCCCGTAGACTAGGACCCTCCCCCTGTTGGGTTTCAGTATCCCCAGGATGAGCTTAGCTAAAGTGCTCTTCCCAGCTCCGTTGTTCCCCAGTAGAGCGATCCTCTCCCCCTCCCTCACCTCCAGGTTCAGGTCCCTGAGGACCTGCCTTCCGTCGTATTCGAAGCTCAGGTCATCTATCTTGATAGCGATCACATCGCTCTCGTGACTCTTGCGAACCTCCTCGACATTTATCTTCCTGTATTCACTGATGAGAATCCTGGGAGGGATTTTCACTATGCCCAGGAGATCCCTAAGCTCCTCCTCCCTCCTTATCTCCCTCACCAATCTCCCCTCATCCATGAAGAGTATCCTATCGACCCCGACCTCCAGCACCTCCTCGGTCCTATGCTCGGCTATCACCAGGGTCTTCCCCCTCCCCTTGAGCATCCTGATCTGCTCCTGAACGAGCCTAACTCCCTCACCATCCAGGTTAGCTAAGGGCTCATCCATCAGCACCAGCTTCGGGTCCATCGCCAGTATGCCCGCTATAGCCACCCTCTGTTTCTCCCCTCCACTCAGCTCATTCACGTCCCTCTCCCTCAGATGAAGGGCGTTCACGCTAGCTAGTGAGCTCTCCACCCTCCTCTCAATATCCTCCCTGGTGAAGCAGAGGTTACACGGCCCGAAGGCGACGTCGTCCTCCACCTTAGGGAGCACCAGCTGCTTGCCCACCTCCTGCATCACGGTGCC
This is a stretch of genomic DNA from Candidatus Korarchaeum sp.. It encodes these proteins:
- a CDS encoding ABC transporter ATP-binding protein; this translates as MAVEIRDLTFTYANKEKPALERISLRIEEGETVLLLGRSGCGKSTLIKAMNGLIPNRYEGTYEGEVRVFGITVKGASLSKLSRMVGTVMQEVGKQLVLPKVEDDVAFGPCNLCFTREDIERRVESSLASVNALHLRERDVNELSGGEKQRVAIAGILAMDPKLVLMDEPLANLDGEGVRLVQEQIRMLKGRGKTLVIAEHRTEEVLEVGVDRILFMDEGRLVREIRREEELRDLLGIVKIPPRILISEYRKINVEEVRKSHESDVIAIKIDDLSFEYDGRQVLRDLNLEVREGERIALLGNNGAGKSTLAKLILGILKPNRGRVLVYGMDTREKEVYELANYVGLVFQDPLSMLFARTVEEELSYGPRNLGVSLKDLRERVLEAALNCGIDHLLPYSPFASSYGEKKRISVASILTMRPRVLILDEPTAGQDYASYTAFMEFIRGLMGTVKTIILITHDTDLAVEYTDRTVILSDGRIVADGPTREVLAREEYLRAGRIRETDLLRIGRELTGGRAVLSLKEVLKLCS
- a CDS encoding ECF transporter S component, translating into MSERRVLSTTSVVAMAIGTALYAAFNVFFNVLQLPGTQLVTLRPSVAIPMFFGYAFGPVVGFVSGFLGNVISDAISWGGFWWNWDVGNGLLGLIPGLASYFISKEDIFRRRGYFACVVLAVLASVIGMGFAAYTDYLFGYGISTIEEATYALFIPAAVTDAVNGAIITPILVAAYASAARGRARRV